In the Hordeum vulgare subsp. vulgare chromosome 7H, MorexV3_pseudomolecules_assembly, whole genome shotgun sequence genome, one interval contains:
- the LOC123410679 gene encoding zinc finger CCCH domain-containing protein 46 produces the protein MNRRPELCRNYQRGSCKYGEQCRFVHANSNQHQQQQQAKPNPFGFGAGSRQQPQQSFGAQSQQFQQQQQKPNPFGFGVQGGAAQQRNESGPAKPFQNKWVRDPSAPQTKQGEAQPAPQPAHTSCTDPESCRQQISDDFKNEAPLWKLTCYAHLRSGPCDITGDISYEELRAKAYEEGKQGKPMQSIVEGERNLQNAKLMEFTNLLNKACSTPSFPTAGSFPEVKNNSTFGSSQTNGPPVFSSFNQLGAATNFGSGPRTAAPGVPTNTIFGQPTLTFGQSTQSTFGRSTQSTPSFGAPTFGSTGMKFGVPDAFGSQTSKQSFGSYHNSSMSSNNNFPNSISSSHHRDIDKQSVELLNGMTPRTSAMDQAPIEDSRNDKQDDSIWLKEKWEIGQIPLDEPPQRHVSHVF, from the exons ATGAACCGGCGGCCGGAGCTCTGCAGGAACTACCAGCGCGGCAG CTGCAAGTACGGGGAGCAGTGCAGGTTCGTGCACGCCAACTCCAaccaacaccagcagcagcagcaggcgaaGCCCAACCCCTTCGGGTTTGGCGCCGGGAGCAGGCAGCAGCCGCAGCAGTCGTTCGGTGCGCAGTCCCAGCagtttcagcagcagcagcagaagccTAATCCGTTCGGGTTCGGAGTGCAAGGCGGTGCCGCCCAGCAGCGGAACGAGTCTGGCCCGGCAAAG CCTTTTCAAAATAAGTGGGTGAGGGATCCCTCGGCGCCACAGACAAAGCAAGGGGAGGCGCAGCCAGCACCGCAGCCGGCCCACAC ATCATGTACAGACCCTGAGTCCTGCAGGCAGCAGATATCTGATGATTTCAAGAATGAGGCTCCCCTGTGGAAGCTTACTTGCTATGCTCATCTCAGAAG TGGTCCTTGTGACATTACGGGGGATATTAGCTACGAGGAGCTGAGAGCTAAAGCATATGAAGAGGGCAAGCAAGGGAAACCTATGCAATCAATA GTTGAAGGAGAAAGAAATCTACAAAATGCGAAGTTGATGGAGTTCACTAATTTGCTGAACAAGGCATGTTCAACACCAAGCTTTCCTACTGCAGGCTCCTTCCCAGAAGTGAAAAATAACTCAACCTTTGGGAGTTCTCAAACTAATGGACCACCTGTGTTTAGTAGTTTCAATCAACTTGGAGCAGCAACAAATTTTGGATCTGGGCCAAG AACTGCCGCACCAGGTGTTCCAACCAATACCATTTTCGGTCAGCCTACACTTACTTTTGGTCAGTCTACCCAGTCTACTTTTGGTCGGTCTACACAGTCTACTCCATCGTTTGGTGCCCCTACTTTTGGCAGTACTGGGATGAAATTTGGAGTTCCAG ATGCATTTGGGAGCCAGACGTCAAAGCAATCATTTGGGAGTTACCATAATTCGAGCATGTCCAGCAACAACAATTTTCCGAACTCTATTTCCTCTAGCCATCACAGAGACATTGATAAGCAGTCAGTAGAATTACTTAATGGGATGACACCTCGTACAAGTGCCATGGACCAGGCACCTATTGA AGACAGTAGAAACGATAAACAGGATGATAGCATTTGGCTGAAAGAGAAATGGGAAATTGGACAG ATACCACTGGACGAGCCGCCACAGAGGCATGTTAGCCATGTATTTTAA